In a single window of the Methanocaldococcus sp. genome:
- a CDS encoding ATP synthase subunit A codes for MSVVGKIIKIAGPVVVAEGMKGAQMYEVVKVGEEKLTGEIIQLQDDKAVIQVYEETTGIKPGEPVVGTGSPLSVELGPGMLRAMYDGIQRPLTAIEEKTGSIFIPRGVDVPALPRDIKWEFKPVVNEGDYVEEGDIIGTVDETPSIVHKVLVSVGVKGKIVEIKEGKFTVEETVAVVELENGERKELTMMQKWPVRKGRPYKEKLPPKIPMITGQRVEDTFFTLAKGGTAAIPGPFGSGKTVTQHQLAKWSDADVVVYIGCGERGNEMTEVIEEFPHLEDIRTGNKLMDRTVLIANTSNMPVAAREASIYTGVTIAEYFRDMGYGVLLTADSTSRWAEAMREISGRLEEMPGEEGYPAYLASRLAQFYERAGSVVCLGQDNRKGFVSIVGAVSPPGGDFSEPVTSNTLRIVKVFWALDANLARRRHFPAINWLQSYSLYIDDVTDWWHKNTGPDWRQLRDEAMSLLQKEAELQEIVQLVGPDALPDRERVILEVARMLREDFLQQDAFDEVDTYCPPMKQYLMLKIIMTFYQEALKAVERGVDPSKILKVSVKQDIARMKYIPHEEFINVKSKEILEKIKNELGSLQ; via the coding sequence ATGTCAGTTGTTGGGAAGATTATTAAAATAGCAGGACCTGTCGTAGTTGCAGAAGGAATGAAAGGAGCACAAATGTATGAAGTCGTTAAAGTAGGAGAAGAAAAATTAACCGGAGAAATTATTCAATTGCAAGATGATAAGGCAGTTATTCAGGTTTATGAAGAAACCACAGGAATTAAACCAGGAGAACCTGTTGTTGGTACTGGATCTCCTTTGTCTGTTGAATTAGGGCCAGGAATGTTAAGAGCAATGTACGATGGTATTCAGAGACCATTAACAGCAATTGAAGAAAAAACTGGATCTATCTTTATTCCAAGAGGTGTTGATGTTCCAGCATTACCAAGAGACATAAAATGGGAATTTAAGCCAGTTGTAAATGAAGGAGATTATGTAGAAGAAGGAGATATTATTGGAACTGTTGATGAAACTCCATCAATAGTTCATAAAGTATTAGTATCTGTTGGAGTTAAAGGAAAAATAGTTGAAATAAAGGAAGGAAAATTTACTGTTGAGGAAACAGTTGCAGTAGTTGAATTAGAAAATGGAGAAAGGAAAGAACTAACTATGATGCAAAAGTGGCCTGTAAGAAAAGGGAGACCATATAAAGAAAAGTTACCTCCAAAAATCCCAATGATTACGGGGCAGAGAGTTGAAGATACATTCTTTACATTAGCAAAAGGAGGAACAGCAGCAATTCCTGGACCATTTGGTTCAGGAAAGACAGTTACTCAGCATCAGTTGGCTAAGTGGTCTGATGCTGATGTTGTCGTTTATATTGGATGTGGAGAAAGAGGAAACGAGATGACAGAGGTTATTGAAGAATTCCCACACTTGGAAGATATTAGAACTGGAAATAAGTTAATGGATAGAACTGTATTGATAGCAAATACTTCAAACATGCCTGTAGCAGCAAGAGAAGCATCAATTTATACAGGAGTTACAATTGCAGAGTACTTTAGAGATATGGGATATGGAGTTTTATTAACAGCAGATTCTACATCAAGATGGGCAGAGGCTATGAGGGAAATCTCTGGGAGATTAGAAGAGATGCCAGGGGAAGAAGGATATCCAGCATACTTAGCGTCAAGATTGGCACAGTTTTATGAAAGAGCAGGAAGCGTCGTATGTTTAGGACAAGATAATAGAAAAGGATTCGTTTCAATTGTTGGAGCTGTCTCACCACCAGGAGGAGATTTCTCAGAACCTGTTACCTCAAACACTCTAAGAATTGTTAAGGTATTTTGGGCATTGGATGCTAACTTAGCAAGAAGAAGACACTTCCCAGCAATAAACTGGTTGCAGAGTTATTCATTATATATTGACGATGTTACAGATTGGTGGCATAAAAATACAGGACCAGATTGGAGACAGCTAAGAGATGAAGCTATGAGTTTATTACAGAAAGAGGCTGAACTTCAAGAGATCGTTCAGTTAGTTGGACCAGATGCATTGCCAGATAGAGAAAGGGTTATCTTAGAAGTAGCAAGAATGTTAAGAGAAGATTTCTTACAGCAAGATGCATTTGATGAAGTAGATACTTACTGTCCTCCAATGAAGCAATACTTAATGTTAAAGATAATTATGACCTTCTACCAAGAAGCATTGAAGGCTGTTGAAAGAGGAGTAGATCCATCTAAAATATTAAAAGTTTCAGTTAAACAAGATATTGCAAGAATGAAATATATTCCACACGAAGAATTTATAAATGTTAAATCAAAAGAAATCTTAGAGAAAATTAAAAATGAATTGGGATCCTTACAATAA
- a CDS encoding 4-phosphopantoate--beta-alanine ligase encodes MEIPKTHPRYESLMKREKIIEALDKGILAKAGLIAHGRGETFDYLIGEKTTPIALEAIKAASALLVLAENPVISVNGNTVALAIDEVVELAKELNGKIEVNLFYRTKEREIAIKKAFEEKFKEDIETGKIKILGIDDANKKIPNLDSLRGKVSEEGIFSADVVLVPLEDGDRVEALVNMGKKVISIDLNPLSRTARKSTVTIVDELTRALPLLIKYVREFKNKDREELLKIIDNFDNLKNLKEMINYIAERLKNLSLEEL; translated from the coding sequence ATGGAGATTCCAAAAACACATCCAAGGTATGAATCTTTAATGAAGAGAGAAAAAATTATTGAAGCATTAGATAAAGGGATTTTGGCTAAGGCAGGGTTAATAGCTCATGGTAGAGGGGAGACATTTGACTATTTAATTGGGGAAAAAACAACACCAATAGCATTGGAGGCAATAAAAGCTGCTTCTGCTTTATTAGTTTTAGCTGAAAATCCAGTGATAAGTGTTAATGGTAATACCGTAGCTTTAGCAATAGATGAAGTTGTTGAACTTGCAAAAGAATTGAATGGAAAGATAGAGGTTAATTTATTTTATAGAACTAAGGAGAGAGAGATAGCTATAAAAAAAGCATTTGAAGAGAAATTTAAAGAGGATATAGAGACAGGAAAGATAAAAATTTTGGGTATTGATGATGCCAATAAAAAAATTCCAAACTTAGACAGTTTGAGAGGAAAGGTTTCAGAAGAAGGAATATTTAGTGCGGATGTAGTTTTAGTTCCATTAGAAGATGGAGATAGGGTGGAGGCATTAGTTAATATGGGAAAAAAAGTTATATCAATAGATTTAAATCCATTATCAAGAACTGCAAGAAAATCCACTGTAACAATAGTAGATGAATTAACAAGAGCTTTACCTCTACTAATCAAATATGTCAGAGAATTTAAAAATAAAGATAGAGAAGAACTTTTAAAAATCATTGATAATTTTGATAATTTGAAGAATTTAAAGGAGATGATTAACTATATTGCTGAGAGATTGAAAAATTTGAGTTTGGAGGAGTTATAA
- the sucC gene encoding ADP-forming succinate--CoA ligase subunit beta: MKLHEYEAKKIFKEYGIPVPESFLINKGDDLKNISINKEVVLKAQVLVGGRGKAGGILFASNKEEFIKKANELFNKEVKGEKVEKILVEEKLPIEKEYYVSIIIDRDAKKPLIIFSTKGGVDIEEVAEREPEKIIKYHIDIKKPFLPYIARWIVKDAKLPSSEIGKVADIIYKLYKIFKDLDATMVEINPLVITKDGNVYAADAVLHLDDDASFRHNYEIFEEYKNKEKLPFAYVELDGDVAVIGNGAGLTLASMDIINNLGRKPACFLDIGGGADTETVKLALKKVLENKNVKGIFINILGGITRCDEVAKGIIEVLKEHPNIKFAVRMMGTNEEIGKKILEEHGIPYETSMEEAGKKLIEMLI; the protein is encoded by the coding sequence ATGAAACTACATGAATATGAGGCAAAGAAAATATTTAAAGAGTATGGAATTCCAGTTCCAGAAAGTTTTTTAATAAATAAAGGAGATGATTTAAAAAACATAAGTATTAATAAAGAGGTTGTTTTAAAGGCACAGGTTTTAGTTGGTGGAAGAGGAAAAGCAGGAGGGATTTTATTCGCATCAAACAAGGAAGAATTTATAAAAAAGGCTAATGAATTGTTTAACAAAGAAGTTAAAGGAGAAAAAGTAGAAAAAATTCTTGTTGAAGAAAAATTACCAATAGAGAAAGAATACTATGTATCAATTATTATTGATAGAGATGCTAAAAAACCATTGATTATTTTCTCAACTAAGGGTGGAGTAGATATTGAAGAAGTTGCAGAAAGAGAGCCAGAAAAGATTATAAAATATCACATTGACATTAAAAAACCTTTCCTACCATATATAGCAAGATGGATAGTTAAAGATGCTAAGTTACCAAGTAGTGAGATTGGTAAAGTTGCTGATATAATCTATAAATTATACAAAATCTTTAAAGATTTAGATGCAACAATGGTTGAAATAAATCCTTTAGTTATAACTAAGGATGGAAATGTTTATGCCGCTGATGCAGTCCTTCATTTAGATGATGATGCCTCATTTAGACATAATTATGAGATATTTGAAGAATACAAAAACAAAGAAAAGTTGCCATTTGCCTATGTTGAATTAGATGGAGATGTTGCTGTTATAGGAAATGGGGCTGGTTTAACATTGGCAAGTATGGATATAATTAACAACCTCGGCAGAAAACCAGCGTGCTTCTTAGACATTGGTGGAGGGGCTGATACTGAAACAGTAAAATTGGCTCTAAAAAAAGTTTTAGAAAATAAAAATGTTAAAGGAATATTTATTAACATATTAGGAGGAATAACAAGATGTGATGAAGTTGCAAAAGGAATTATTGAAGTTCTAAAAGAGCATCCAAATATAAAATTTGCTGTTAGAATGATGGGAACTAATGAGGAAATTGGTAAGAAGATTTTAGAAGAGCATGGAATTCCTTATGAAACCTCTATGGAAGAGGCTGGAAAAAAACTTATTGAAATGTTAATTTAA
- the albA gene encoding DNA-binding protein Alba, whose amino-acid sequence MDNVVLIGKKPVMNYVLAVLTQLTNNDEVVIKARGKAINKAVDVAEMIKNRFIKDIKIKKIEIGTDKVKNPDGREVNVSTIEIVLAKP is encoded by the coding sequence ATGGACAATGTAGTATTAATAGGGAAGAAGCCAGTGATGAACTATGTTTTAGCAGTTTTAACACAATTGACAAATAATGACGAAGTAGTAATAAAGGCGAGAGGGAAAGCAATTAATAAGGCAGTAGATGTTGCAGAGATGATAAAAAACAGATTTATCAAAGATATTAAAATTAAAAAAATAGAAATAGGAACTGACAAGGTAAAAAATCCAGACGGTAGAGAGGTTAATGTTTCAACAATAGAGATTGTTTTAGCAAAACCATAA
- the hypA gene encoding hydrogenase maturation nickel metallochaperone HypA, with protein MHELSYATAMLDAILNSIKKEEEKGRKIKKVSEINLEIGELTFINVEQLKFAFDVIAEGTVCKGAKINVEFIKPKCKCLDCGYEGDVKIVDEFEIYCPKCNSMRLKLSGGKEFNIKNVTVEFEDEI; from the coding sequence ATGCACGAATTATCTTATGCTACGGCAATGCTTGATGCTATTTTAAATAGTATAAAAAAAGAAGAAGAAAAAGGTAGAAAGATAAAAAAAGTTAGTGAAATAAACTTAGAAATAGGAGAATTAACTTTTATAAATGTTGAACAGTTAAAATTTGCTTTTGATGTTATTGCAGAGGGAACTGTCTGTAAAGGGGCTAAAATTAATGTTGAATTTATAAAACCAAAATGTAAATGCTTAGATTGTGGTTATGAAGGGGATGTAAAAATAGTAGATGAATTTGAAATATACTGCCCAAAGTGTAACAGTATGAGATTAAAACTATCTGGAGGTAAAGAATTTAATATAAAAAATGTAACAGTAGAGTTTGAAGATGAAATATAA
- a CDS encoding ATP synthase subunit B, whose protein sequence is MTLATSAIEYSSVKSIAGPLLIVEGVEGAAYGEIVEVICPDGEKRMGQVLEAREGLAVVQVFEGTTGLSTNQTKVRFTGKTAKIGVSMEMLGRIFNGRGKPIDGGPEIVPEKELDINGYPLNPVSRKVPSDFIQTGISTIDGMNTLVRGQKLPIFSGSGLPHNQLAAQIARQAKVRGEGEKFAVVFAAMGITSEEANYFMEEFRKTGALERAVVFINLANDPSIERILTPRLALTVAEYLAYEKDMHVLVILTDMTNYCEALREISAARNEVPGRRGYPGYMYTDLATIYERAGRVKGRNGTITQIPILTMPHDDITHPIPDLTGYITEGQIVLSRELHRKGIYPPVDVLPSLSRLAGNGQGPGKTREDHKKVVNQAYAAYAEGRSLRDLVAVVGEEALTDRDRAYLKFADEFEKRFVKQGIDEDRSIEETLDLLWELLAILPEEELKRVDRELIEKYHPKYRKKQNQ, encoded by the coding sequence ATGACTTTGGCAACATCTGCTATAGAGTATTCATCAGTTAAAAGTATTGCAGGACCTTTGTTAATTGTAGAGGGAGTAGAAGGAGCAGCATATGGGGAGATAGTTGAAGTTATATGTCCTGATGGAGAAAAGAGAATGGGACAAGTTTTAGAGGCAAGAGAAGGTTTAGCAGTAGTTCAGGTTTTTGAGGGAACTACTGGGTTGAGTACAAATCAAACAAAAGTAAGATTTACAGGAAAAACTGCTAAGATTGGAGTATCAATGGAAATGTTAGGAAGAATATTTAACGGAAGAGGAAAACCTATTGATGGAGGACCTGAAATAGTTCCAGAAAAAGAATTAGATATTAATGGGTATCCACTAAATCCAGTTTCAAGAAAAGTTCCAAGTGATTTCATCCAGACAGGAATTTCAACAATCGATGGAATGAACACTCTCGTTAGAGGGCAGAAATTACCGATATTCTCAGGTTCTGGATTACCACATAATCAGTTGGCAGCTCAGATTGCAAGACAGGCAAAAGTTAGAGGAGAAGGAGAAAAGTTTGCTGTCGTCTTTGCAGCTATGGGTATTACCTCAGAAGAGGCTAACTATTTCATGGAAGAATTTAGAAAAACTGGTGCATTAGAGAGAGCTGTTGTCTTTATAAACTTAGCTAACGACCCATCAATTGAAAGAATATTAACTCCAAGACTTGCTTTAACTGTCGCTGAATATTTAGCTTATGAAAAAGATATGCACGTTCTCGTTATCTTAACTGATATGACAAACTACTGTGAGGCTTTAAGAGAAATCTCCGCCGCAAGAAACGAGGTTCCAGGAAGAAGAGGATATCCAGGTTACATGTATACTGACTTAGCTACAATCTATGAAAGAGCAGGAAGAGTTAAAGGTAGAAATGGAACAATAACTCAAATTCCAATCTTAACAATGCCTCATGATGATATAACACACCCAATTCCTGACTTAACAGGATATATTACAGAGGGACAAATTGTATTGTCAAGAGAATTACATAGAAAAGGTATCTATCCGCCAGTAGATGTCCTTCCATCATTGTCAAGATTAGCTGGAAATGGACAAGGACCAGGTAAAACAAGAGAAGACCATAAAAAAGTAGTTAACCAAGCATATGCGGCATATGCAGAAGGTAGAAGTTTAAGAGACTTAGTTGCAGTCGTTGGGGAAGAGGCATTAACAGACAGAGATAGAGCATACTTAAAATTCGCTGACGAATTTGAAAAGAGATTTGTTAAACAGGGAATAGATGAAGATAGAAGTATTGAGGAAACTCTTGACTTGTTGTGGGAGTTGTTAGCAATATTACCAGAAGAAGAGTTGAAGAGAGTAGATAGAGAATTAATTGAAAAATACCATCCAAAGTATAGGAAAAAACAAAATCAATAA
- a CDS encoding dihydromethanopterin reductase (acceptor) yields the protein MKIVWCITGAGHLLRESFEVMKKLKEEIEDLKVTTLLSRAGEEVVKMYGLFEELKYISNGNYYEELILEREHPYSSPITGRLSLGKYDYLISSPTSGNTVAKVVNGIADSLVTNAIAQAGKGFVKSIIVPVDYKEGIIITKLPYFIDRKRCKLCLKCINVCPNKAIIKRDNFVEIFLPKCVGCGKCKEICQYNAIIEGKEIKMRVRKIDAENTKKLMELEDVIVLKHPYEILDFFGIYK from the coding sequence ATGAAAATAGTTTGGTGCATAACAGGAGCGGGACATTTATTAAGGGAGAGTTTTGAAGTTATGAAAAAATTGAAGGAAGAGATTGAAGATTTAAAAGTAACCACTTTACTTTCAAGGGCTGGAGAGGAAGTTGTAAAGATGTATGGTTTATTTGAAGAATTAAAATATATCTCCAATGGAAATTATTATGAAGAGTTAATTTTAGAGAGAGAACATCCTTATTCATCTCCAATTACTGGAAGATTAAGCTTAGGAAAATATGATTATTTAATATCTTCACCAACATCAGGAAATACTGTTGCTAAGGTAGTTAATGGAATAGCAGACAGTTTAGTAACAAATGCAATCGCACAGGCTGGAAAGGGATTTGTTAAATCAATAATTGTTCCAGTTGATTACAAAGAGGGTATTATTATTACTAAACTTCCATACTTCATAGATAGAAAGAGATGCAAACTCTGTTTAAAATGCATAAATGTTTGTCCTAATAAAGCCATAATTAAAAGAGATAACTTTGTTGAAATATTTTTACCAAAATGTGTTGGTTGTGGAAAATGTAAAGAAATCTGCCAATATAATGCAATAATTGAAGGAAAAGAAATTAAAATGAGAGTTAGAAAAATAGATGCTGAAAATACTAAAAAATTAATGGAGTTGGAGGATGTTATTGTATTAAAGCATCCTTATGAGATTTTAGATTTTTTTGGAATTTATAAATAA
- a CDS encoding V-type ATP synthase subunit C translates to MAFDNIGILLNLKTLYSTLMTYFDNPLTILIVIATIVIVVTVIVWIVKMVIDLAPYAYVNARIRSKEAKLLDNTKLNELIESGSLEEMIGILEDTDYGQYISEVLNELKDPIAVEKALDMYLADLYNLIFNISPESAKNILKVFSKKFDIKNIKTLIRAKYYGLNAEETYSLLIPLGNIPIEKLKELSEAKTVEEVVRGLDGTEYFKVLQEELSNYEQTSSITGLELALDRYYLNELRKVMMIEGKEEDLFREFIGTLIDVENLKVILKGKADGLSADELSKYVSLSGYELPEWKLKDLMSAEGIEGILSGLEGTSYANVLSEYMEEFEKTKSVFTFEKALDRFILEKGKKLSVRKPFGVGPIIGLIVSKELEVKNLKAIIKGKIENLKPDEIRRLLISL, encoded by the coding sequence ATGGCGTTTGATAATATTGGGATATTATTAAACTTAAAAACACTTTATTCAACTTTAATGACGTATTTTGATAATCCTTTAACTATACTTATTGTTATTGCAACTATAGTTATTGTTGTTACTGTAATTGTTTGGATAGTAAAGATGGTTATTGATCTGGCACCTTATGCCTATGTAAATGCGAGAATAAGAAGTAAAGAGGCAAAATTATTGGACAATACGAAATTAAATGAATTAATAGAGTCAGGAAGTTTAGAAGAAATGATCGGCATATTAGAAGATACTGACTATGGGCAATATATTAGTGAAGTTTTAAATGAGTTAAAGGATCCTATTGCAGTTGAAAAAGCCTTAGATATGTATTTGGCTGATTTATATAATTTAATATTCAATATCTCACCAGAAAGTGCTAAAAATATTTTAAAAGTATTTTCTAAAAAGTTTGACATTAAAAATATAAAAACATTAATTAGAGCCAAATATTATGGATTAAATGCTGAGGAAACTTACTCCTTATTAATTCCATTAGGAAATATTCCTATTGAAAAACTAAAAGAATTATCTGAGGCAAAAACAGTTGAAGAAGTTGTTAGAGGTTTAGATGGAACAGAGTATTTTAAAGTGTTGCAGGAAGAATTGTCAAACTATGAGCAAACTTCTAGTATAACAGGGCTTGAGTTGGCATTAGATAGATACTACTTAAATGAATTAAGAAAAGTTATGATGATAGAAGGTAAGGAAGAAGATTTATTTAGAGAATTTATAGGAACCTTAATTGATGTTGAAAACTTAAAGGTTATATTAAAAGGAAAAGCAGATGGACTATCTGCAGATGAATTAAGTAAATATGTTTCTTTAAGCGGTTATGAACTTCCAGAATGGAAATTAAAAGACTTAATGAGTGCTGAAGGGATAGAAGGAATATTAAGTGGCTTAGAAGGAACAAGTTATGCAAATGTATTATCAGAGTATATGGAAGAATTTGAAAAGACGAAGTCAGTATTTACTTTTGAAAAGGCATTAGATAGATTCATATTAGAGAAAGGTAAAAAACTATCTGTGAGAAAACCCTTTGGTGTAGGTCCAATTATTGGATTGATTGTTAGCAAAGAGCTCGAAGTTAAAAACCTTAAAGCAATAATTAAAGGTAAAATAGAAAACTTAAAACCTGATGAAATTAGACGTTTGCTCATATCCTTATAG
- a CDS encoding V-type ATP synthase subunit F, giving the protein MKIGVIGDRETATGFRLAGLTDVYEVKNKEEAIKALKDLENNDNIAFIIITERIAENLKDEIKNINKYIVEIPDKYGKIERVDPIKELIRKAIGVTIK; this is encoded by the coding sequence ATGAAAATAGGTGTTATTGGTGATAGAGAAACAGCCACAGGATTTAGATTGGCTGGATTAACTGATGTTTATGAAGTTAAAAATAAGGAAGAGGCGATTAAAGCTCTAAAAGATCTTGAAAATAATGATAATATTGCATTCATTATTATAACAGAGAGAATTGCTGAAAATTTAAAAGATGAAATAAAAAATATAAACAAGTATATTGTTGAAATTCCTGATAAATATGGAAAAATTGAGAGAGTTGATCCTATTAAAGAATTGATTAGAAAAGCTATTGGAGTTACTATAAAATAA
- a CDS encoding RNA-binding domain-containing protein: MLNSIKISAIVHATEDEDKVLEAIEFFIPEDVDEEKINLDVIETEGYFRNPIKIINVSVEGKEAKKIFNHIIDLIKSDERNINKLKKDLHLRIEDNKFYVRFDKQKAYLGKCKVMDGDDIIRVVFNFKIFSPKNKEEKVKEIIKECFLVE; the protein is encoded by the coding sequence ATGCTTAATTCTATAAAAATTAGTGCTATAGTTCATGCTACCGAAGATGAAGATAAAGTTTTAGAGGCTATAGAATTTTTTATTCCAGAGGATGTTGATGAGGAAAAAATAAACTTAGATGTGATAGAGACAGAGGGTTATTTTAGGAATCCAATAAAAATTATAAATGTAAGTGTAGAAGGTAAAGAGGCTAAAAAAATATTTAATCATATTATAGATTTAATAAAGTCAGATGAGAGAAATATAAATAAATTAAAAAAAGATTTACATCTTAGAATAGAGGATAACAAATTTTATGTTAGATTTGATAAGCAAAAGGCTTATTTAGGAAAATGTAAAGTTATGGATGGAGATGATATCATTAGGGTAGTTTTTAACTTTAAAATATTCTCTCCAAAAAATAAAGAAGAAAAAGTTAAAGAAATTATTAAAGAATGTTTTTTAGTTGAATAA
- a CDS encoding SDR family oxidoreductase — translation MILVTGGAGFIGSHIVDELIKKNYDVIILDNLTTGNKDNINPKAEFVNADIRNKDLDEKINFKDLELVIHQSAQINVRISIENPIYDADINIIGTLNLLEFMRKYDINKIIFASSGGAVYGEPNYLPVDENHPINPLSPYGLSKYCGEEYIKLYNRLYGLKYCILRYSNVYGERQDPKGEAGVISIFIDRMLKNQSPIIFGDGTQTRDFVYVKDVVKANLMAFNWKNEIVNIGTGKETSINELYNIIKNEIGFKGNPIYDKPREGEIYRIYLNIEKAKSLGWKPETDLREGIKRVVNWMKNLKR, via the coding sequence ATGATATTAGTTACTGGTGGGGCAGGTTTTATTGGTAGTCATATAGTGGATGAACTTATTAAAAAAAACTATGATGTTATAATTTTAGATAATTTAACTACTGGAAATAAAGATAATATAAATCCTAAGGCAGAGTTTGTTAATGCAGATATAAGAAATAAAGATTTAGATGAAAAAATCAATTTTAAAGATTTAGAATTAGTTATTCATCAATCTGCTCAAATAAATGTAAGAATATCTATAGAAAATCCAATATATGATGCTGATATTAATATCATAGGAACATTAAATTTATTAGAGTTTATGAGAAAATATGACATTAATAAAATAATCTTTGCTTCTTCTGGAGGAGCAGTTTATGGAGAACCAAACTATCTCCCAGTAGATGAAAATCATCCAATAAATCCATTATCTCCTTATGGTTTAAGTAAATACTGTGGAGAAGAGTATATAAAATTATACAATAGATTGTATGGATTGAAATATTGTATTTTAAGATATTCAAATGTATATGGGGAAAGGCAAGATCCAAAAGGGGAGGCGGGAGTTATTAGTATCTTTATAGATAGAATGTTAAAGAATCAAAGTCCTATTATTTTTGGAGATGGGACTCAAACAAGAGATTTTGTATATGTCAAAGATGTCGTTAAAGCCAACCTAATGGCATTTAATTGGAAAAATGAGATAGTTAATATAGGAACTGGTAAAGAAACTTCTATAAATGAACTTTATAATATTATAAAAAATGAAATAGGTTTTAAAGGAAATCCAATTTATGACAAACCAAGAGAGGGAGAAATTTATAGAATTTACTTAAATATAGAAAAAGCTAAATCATTGGGCTGGAAACCAGAAACTGATTTAAGAGAGGGGATAAAGAGAGTTGTTAATTGGATGAAAAACCTTAAAAGGTAA